One stretch of Segatella copri DNA includes these proteins:
- a CDS encoding xylulokinase yields the protein MASRYLLGFDVGSSSVKASLTDVDNGEIVASAFYPDHEAPIMAVKTGWAEQDPQMWWDNAKLSLRKIMAESGAKGEDILAIGISYQMHGLVCVDKNQQVLRPSIIWCDSRAVPYGEKAFHDLGEDFCLRNLLNSPGNFTASKLAWVKDNEPELFDKIDKIMLPGDYLAMKLSGEVKTTISGLSEGMMWDFNQKKPAKFLLDYFGFDESILADIVPTFSVQSVVSKAAAEELGLKEGTPISYRAGDQPNNAVSLNVFNPGEIASTAGTSGVVYGVLGDVNYDPKSRVNTFAHANYTTDLDRLGVLLCINGTGILNAWVHRNITPDVSYADMNDLAASVPIGSDGVKIIPFGNGAERVLENKEVGCSIRGISFNKHNRAHIVRAAQEGIVFSFCYGMEIMQQMGMDIKNIHAGKANMFLSPLFRDTLAGVSGATIELYETDGSAGAAKGAGIGAGIYKDHNEAFASLKKLAVIDPDEANRSAYLEAYSVWKEEMKKL from the coding sequence ATGGCTAGTAGATATTTATTAGGTTTTGACGTAGGCTCAAGTTCTGTAAAGGCTTCGCTTACTGATGTTGACAATGGAGAAATCGTAGCTTCTGCATTCTATCCGGATCATGAAGCACCCATTATGGCTGTAAAGACCGGTTGGGCAGAGCAGGATCCTCAGATGTGGTGGGATAATGCTAAGCTGTCGCTAAGGAAAATCATGGCAGAATCTGGTGCCAAGGGTGAAGATATCCTTGCTATTGGTATCTCGTACCAGATGCATGGCTTGGTTTGTGTTGATAAGAATCAGCAAGTTTTGCGTCCTAGTATCATTTGGTGCGACTCTCGTGCCGTACCTTATGGCGAGAAGGCTTTTCATGATTTAGGTGAGGACTTCTGCTTGCGTAATCTGCTCAATTCTCCTGGAAACTTTACTGCATCTAAACTTGCTTGGGTAAAGGATAATGAACCGGAACTGTTTGATAAGATTGATAAGATTATGCTTCCTGGTGATTATCTGGCAATGAAACTTTCAGGTGAAGTTAAGACTACTATCAGTGGTCTTTCTGAAGGTATGATGTGGGACTTCAACCAGAAAAAGCCTGCTAAATTCCTGCTTGATTACTTTGGCTTCGATGAAAGCATTCTGGCTGATATTGTTCCTACTTTCTCTGTACAGAGTGTAGTAAGTAAAGCGGCAGCTGAAGAACTTGGTCTGAAAGAAGGTACACCAATATCTTATCGTGCGGGTGACCAGCCAAATAATGCTGTGAGTCTGAATGTGTTCAATCCGGGTGAAATTGCAAGTACTGCAGGTACATCAGGAGTTGTATATGGCGTATTGGGTGATGTTAACTATGATCCAAAGAGCCGTGTCAATACTTTTGCTCATGCTAATTATACTACAGACCTTGACCGTCTTGGTGTATTGTTGTGTATCAATGGAACTGGTATCTTGAATGCGTGGGTTCATCGAAATATCACTCCAGATGTAAGCTATGCGGATATGAATGATCTTGCAGCTTCTGTGCCAATAGGTAGTGATGGTGTTAAGATTATCCCATTTGGTAATGGAGCTGAGCGTGTATTAGAGAATAAGGAAGTTGGTTGTTCTATTCGTGGCATCAGCTTTAATAAGCATAATCGTGCTCATATTGTTCGTGCAGCACAAGAGGGTATCGTCTTCAGTTTCTGCTATGGAATGGAAATCATGCAGCAGATGGGTATGGATATCAAGAATATTCATGCAGGTAAGGCTAATATGTTCCTCAGTCCGTTGTTCCGTGATACCTTGGCGGGTGTGAGTGGTGCTACTATCGAACTTTATGAGACAGATGGTAGTGCAGGTGCTGCTAAGGGTGCTGGTATTGGTGCCGGTATCTATAAGGATCATAATGAGGCTTTTGCTTCATTGAAGAAACTTGCAGTCATAGATCCTGATGAGGCTAACCGTTCTGCTTATCTCGAGGCTTATTCTGTATGGAAAGAAGAGATGAAAAAACTTTAA
- a CDS encoding winged helix-turn-helix domain-containing protein, whose amino-acid sequence MVEKKATTKTAAKKPAAKKAPVAKKAPAAKKDVLYLNAENAGFRAGDVYQALAASEKALTVAEISKAAKISTEDVILGIGWLFKEGKIKDEDNKVALA is encoded by the coding sequence ATGGTAGAAAAGAAAGCGACAACTAAGACTGCTGCAAAGAAGCCAGCAGCAAAGAAGGCTCCAGTAGCAAAGAAGGCTCCTGCAGCAAAGAAGGACGTTCTTTACTTGAACGCAGAGAACGCAGGTTTTAGAGCTGGTGATGTATATCAGGCATTGGCAGCTTCAGAAAAGGCTCTCACAGTAGCAGAAATTTCTAAGGCTGCTAAGATCAGTACAGAGGATGTAATCCTTGGTATCGGTTGGCTCTTCAAAGAGGGTAAGATTAAGGATGAGGACAACAAGGTTGCTCTCGCTTAA
- a CDS encoding T9SS type A sorting domain-containing protein translates to MLALSVPSDAMANEGNIEWADLDVADINLNYAGSVMHITGASGQVVRIYNVAGVTIKTFRIEGNDKRVNLPLADGIYIVKVGNAFTRKICVKH, encoded by the coding sequence ATGTTAGCACTTTCTGTTCCTTCGGATGCCATGGCCAACGAGGGAAACATAGAATGGGCAGACCTTGATGTGGCAGATATCAACTTGAACTATGCTGGGAGCGTGATGCATATCACCGGCGCTAGCGGGCAAGTGGTGAGAATATATAATGTGGCAGGTGTTACTATCAAGACCTTCCGCATAGAAGGTAATGACAAGCGCGTAAACTTGCCATTGGCTGATGGTATCTATATTGTAAAGGTGGGGAATGCCTTTACGCGCAAAATTTGCGTAAAGCATTAA
- a CDS encoding RNA polymerase sigma factor — MINDKELLAMIRDPKTQREGFAVLVSRYSEPLYWKVRHIVLDHDDADDVLQNAFVKAWTNLDSFQGKSSLSTWLYRIAINEALDFLRRKKQMVNVSTEDEPGLASRLLADDYFDGDQIQAELQEAVALLPDVQRTVFTLKYYDNMKYSEMSKVLSTSEGALKASYHLAVKKITDFFNRKD, encoded by the coding sequence ATGATAAACGATAAAGAACTCTTGGCGATGATTAGGGATCCTAAGACCCAACGCGAAGGCTTTGCTGTACTGGTAAGTCGGTATAGCGAGCCGTTGTATTGGAAGGTTCGCCATATTGTTTTAGATCATGATGATGCTGATGATGTGTTGCAGAATGCCTTTGTTAAGGCTTGGACCAATCTGGATTCGTTTCAGGGAAAGTCTTCGCTCTCAACATGGCTTTACCGTATAGCAATTAACGAAGCGCTTGATTTCTTGAGACGCAAGAAGCAGATGGTAAATGTCAGTACCGAAGACGAGCCGGGCTTGGCTTCACGTCTTCTTGCCGATGACTATTTTGATGGTGACCAGATTCAGGCAGAACTGCAAGAGGCTGTAGCCCTACTGCCTGATGTTCAGCGTACAGTTTTCACTCTAAAATATTATGATAATATGAAATATTCAGAGATGAGTAAGGTGCTGTCAACAAGTGAAGGAGCTTTGAAGGCATCCTATCATCTTGCTGTGAAAAAAATAACCGATTTTTTCAATCGTAAGGATTAA
- a CDS encoding L,D-transpeptidase family protein: MPNSNFQLSLDDYQDLRSSAYAINSRAVRNLIDSIMRNDKDRHAADLHTRRYYQNEGNLLWITRHGVNSQADSLVTCLRTVADMGFDKRRFYVDAIARDIDRLRDLNLDSADNQINQVIARLEYRLTKAYFRYTMGQNFGFMNPSFVFNRLDTLAPNPYDSIKRPVRFRGLFDVKMAHADDAFYQKAMQMVRCDSVASFLKEVQPKNPFYYQLLEKLKAGGLGKAMKIKILCNMERCRWRQYDNPWQHEKYVVVNIPSFHLMAIDHQDTLSMRIGCGASKTKTPILNSHIKRMELNPQWFVPRSIVLHDMIHRVGNHGYFRARNYYVREVATGKEVDLNRVTRSMLISGAYGIAQRGGKGNALGRIIFRFDNNFSVFLHDTNSKGVFGQEDRGVSHGCIRIEKPYDFAVFLLVDKNEKLKEKIYYSMTADSLANKKLVVNNVKVNPQVPLFITYYTLYPLAEGRIAEYSDVYGFDAVIFDMLRKYL; encoded by the coding sequence GTGCCAAACAGCAATTTCCAATTATCGTTAGATGATTATCAGGACTTACGTTCTTCTGCCTATGCTATCAATTCGAGGGCGGTAAGGAATCTGATAGACAGCATCATGCGAAATGATAAAGACCGACATGCTGCTGATTTGCATACCCGTCGCTATTATCAGAATGAAGGTAATCTGCTTTGGATTACACGTCATGGTGTAAATAGTCAGGCTGACTCCCTGGTGACTTGCCTGCGTACTGTAGCGGATATGGGATTTGATAAACGTCGGTTCTATGTGGATGCTATTGCCCGAGATATTGACAGGTTACGAGATTTAAATCTAGATTCAGCTGATAATCAGATAAATCAAGTGATTGCCCGACTGGAGTATCGCTTGACCAAAGCTTACTTCAGATATACGATGGGGCAGAATTTTGGATTTATGAATCCTAGTTTTGTTTTCAATCGTTTAGATACTCTTGCTCCCAATCCTTATGATAGTATCAAGAGACCCGTTAGGTTCAGAGGTCTGTTTGATGTAAAAATGGCTCATGCAGATGATGCGTTCTATCAGAAGGCTATGCAAATGGTTAGATGCGACTCGGTGGCTTCCTTCCTGAAAGAAGTACAGCCTAAGAATCCTTTCTATTATCAACTGCTGGAGAAATTGAAGGCTGGAGGACTGGGCAAGGCGATGAAAATCAAAATTCTCTGCAACATGGAACGTTGCCGCTGGAGACAGTATGATAATCCCTGGCAACACGAAAAATATGTGGTTGTCAATATACCATCGTTCCATCTGATGGCTATTGATCATCAGGATACGCTCTCGATGCGCATAGGATGTGGAGCCAGTAAAACCAAGACCCCGATATTGAACAGTCATATCAAACGTATGGAGTTGAATCCTCAATGGTTTGTTCCCCGTAGTATCGTTCTCCATGATATGATACACCGGGTGGGGAATCATGGCTACTTTCGCGCGCGTAACTACTATGTAAGGGAAGTGGCAACAGGTAAGGAGGTTGACTTAAACAGAGTAACTCGATCTATGCTTATTTCTGGTGCTTATGGCATCGCCCAGCGGGGCGGAAAGGGGAATGCTCTGGGAAGAATCATCTTCCGTTTTGATAATAATTTCTCGGTCTTCCTGCATGATACTAACAGTAAGGGCGTGTTTGGACAAGAGGATAGAGGAGTATCGCATGGATGTATCAGAATAGAAAAACCGTACGATTTCGCAGTCTTCCTATTGGTTGACAAAAACGAGAAACTGAAGGAAAAGATATACTATTCGATGACAGCAGATTCGCTTGCCAATAAAAAACTTGTTGTGAATAACGTAAAGGTTAATCCTCAAGTTCCTCTCTTCATAACCTATTATACACTCTATCCGTTAGCAGAAGGCAGAATAGCTGAATATTCTGATGTGTATGGATTTGATGCGGTAATATTCGATATGTTGAGAAAATATCTATAA
- a CDS encoding fructose-1,6-bisphosphatase: protein MKHYNIEQDMRYLQLLSQSFPTIAEASTEIINLQAILNLPKGTEHFLADIHGEYEAFLHVLKNASGNIKRKVNELFGNTLREQEKRELCSLIYYPEQKLELVKQNEPDINDWYHITLHQLVAVCRDVSSKYTRSKVRKSLPCDFSYIIQELLHEHTEDHDKTAYVNVIVDTIISTGRADDFIIAIANVIQRLAIDQLHILGDIYDRGPGAHIILDKMRRYHSWDIQWGNHDVLWMGAAAGNDACICNVIRLSLRYANLSTLEEGYGINLVPLATFAMETYKEDDCKEFLPKLSGGAAAMDEKTQRLTSQMHKAIAVIQFKLESQLFKKHPEWKMKDRCLFDHIDYRKGKVEIDGKEYDMTSCHFPTIDPDNPDKLSEEEEILIQKLHHSFMVCEKLHKHIKVMLQHGCMYAIFNNNLLFHASCPLNEDGSLKEVEIYPGKKFSGRALMHHTGMQIRTAFQSDSDPNEKEYAIDYFIYLWCGPDSPLFDKSKMATFERYFITDKETHKEEKGYYFLLRDNEQVIDHIMDEFGVTGPNRHIINGHVPVRTTKGENPIKANGKLMVIDGGFSKAYHNETGIAGYTLVYHSRGFQLVQHEPFTSMEDAIKRGTDIKSTTQIVEMSNRRMLVADTDIGCELRKQIEDLKELLYAYRHGFIKESERKK from the coding sequence ATGAAACATTATAATATAGAACAAGACATGAGATATTTGCAGTTGCTCTCTCAGTCGTTCCCTACTATAGCAGAGGCGAGCACCGAGATTATCAACCTGCAAGCCATCCTCAACCTGCCAAAGGGTACCGAGCATTTCCTTGCCGACATCCATGGTGAGTATGAGGCCTTCCTGCATGTACTGAAAAATGCATCAGGAAATATCAAGCGTAAGGTGAACGAACTCTTTGGCAATACCCTTCGCGAACAGGAGAAGCGAGAACTCTGCTCTCTTATTTACTATCCTGAGCAGAAACTGGAACTCGTCAAGCAGAACGAACCCGACATCAACGACTGGTATCACATCACCCTGCACCAGTTGGTGGCTGTATGCCGTGATGTTTCCAGCAAATATACCCGAAGCAAGGTGCGCAAATCGCTGCCATGCGATTTCTCGTATATTATCCAGGAGCTTTTGCACGAGCACACCGAAGATCATGACAAGACAGCCTATGTCAATGTTATTGTTGATACGATTATCAGCACAGGCAGAGCCGATGATTTCATCATCGCTATAGCCAACGTCATCCAGCGCCTGGCTATCGACCAGCTCCATATTCTGGGCGATATCTACGATAGAGGTCCAGGAGCCCACATCATCTTGGACAAGATGCGCCGCTACCACAGTTGGGACATCCAGTGGGGTAATCACGATGTACTATGGATGGGAGCAGCTGCCGGCAATGATGCCTGCATCTGTAATGTGATCCGTCTCTCCCTGCGATACGCCAACCTCTCGACATTGGAAGAAGGCTATGGCATCAACCTCGTACCACTCGCTACTTTTGCGATGGAAACCTACAAGGAGGATGATTGCAAAGAATTTCTGCCTAAGCTCAGCGGAGGTGCAGCAGCAATGGATGAAAAGACTCAGCGGCTCACCTCTCAGATGCACAAGGCTATAGCTGTCATCCAGTTTAAATTAGAGAGCCAGCTTTTCAAGAAGCATCCGGAATGGAAGATGAAAGACCGTTGTCTTTTTGACCATATCGATTACAGGAAAGGCAAGGTAGAGATTGACGGAAAAGAGTATGACATGACCTCATGCCACTTCCCTACCATCGATCCGGACAATCCAGACAAACTATCTGAAGAAGAGGAAATTCTGATTCAGAAACTGCATCATTCGTTTATGGTCTGCGAGAAGCTACACAAGCATATCAAGGTTATGCTGCAGCATGGTTGCATGTACGCTATCTTCAACAACAACCTGCTTTTCCATGCTTCCTGTCCGCTCAACGAAGATGGTTCATTAAAAGAGGTAGAAATATATCCTGGCAAGAAATTCAGCGGCAGAGCCCTGATGCATCATACGGGTATGCAGATACGCACAGCTTTCCAATCAGATTCTGATCCGAATGAAAAGGAATATGCCATCGATTATTTCATCTACCTATGGTGCGGTCCTGACAGTCCGCTCTTCGACAAGAGTAAGATGGCCACCTTCGAGCGCTATTTCATTACCGATAAGGAGACTCATAAAGAAGAGAAGGGATACTACTTCCTGCTGCGCGATAACGAACAGGTTATCGACCATATTATGGATGAGTTTGGGGTAACCGGTCCTAACCGCCATATCATCAATGGGCACGTGCCCGTTCGCACAACCAAGGGCGAGAACCCTATCAAGGCAAACGGCAAGCTGATGGTTATCGATGGAGGTTTCTCTAAAGCCTACCACAACGAGACTGGCATTGCCGGCTACACCTTAGTATATCACTCCCGCGGATTTCAGCTGGTCCAGCACGAGCCATTTACGAGTATGGAAGATGCTATCAAGCGAGGTACCGACATCAAGAGTACCACACAGATTGTAGAAATGTCGAACCGCCGAATGCTGGTAGCCGACACAGATATAGGTTGCGAACTCCGTAAGCAGATAGAAGACCTGAAGGAGCTTCTCTATGCTTACCGACATGGTTTCATCAAGGAATCAGAAAGGAAAAAGTAA
- the galE gene encoding UDP-glucose 4-epimerase GalE, producing the protein MKQTILVTGGTGFIGSHTTVELQQAGYNVVIVDDLSNSKIEVLDGIEKITGIRPAFEQVDLRDKAATEAVFQKYPDIKGIIHFAASKAVGESVQKPLLYYRNNIVSLINLLELMPKYQVKGIIFSSSCTVYGQPKPENLPVTEEAPHQKATSPYGNTKEINEQIIADYIHSGAAIKSIVLRYFNPIGAHPSAEIGELPNGVPNNLIPYVTQTAMGIRKELTIFGNDYDTPDGTCIRDYIYVVDLAKAHVAAMARVLDKETEPIEYFNIGTGNGNSTLEIVETFEKATGVKLNWKYGPRREGDIEKIWGDCTKANKVLGWKAEAKLEDVLASAWKWQQKLRADGIM; encoded by the coding sequence ATGAAACAAACTATTCTTGTTACTGGTGGTACAGGCTTCATAGGTAGCCATACTACAGTAGAGTTGCAGCAGGCAGGCTACAATGTTGTTATCGTAGATGATCTCTCAAACTCAAAGATTGAAGTACTCGATGGTATCGAGAAGATTACAGGTATCCGCCCTGCTTTTGAACAGGTTGACTTGCGCGACAAGGCTGCTACCGAGGCTGTATTCCAGAAATATCCTGATATTAAGGGTATCATTCACTTTGCTGCAAGCAAGGCAGTAGGCGAGAGCGTACAGAAACCATTGTTGTATTATCGCAACAATATCGTATCGCTCATCAATCTCCTGGAACTTATGCCAAAGTATCAGGTAAAGGGTATCATCTTCTCTTCTTCTTGTACCGTTTATGGTCAGCCGAAGCCTGAGAATTTGCCTGTAACAGAAGAGGCTCCTCATCAGAAGGCTACTTCACCTTATGGCAATACTAAGGAGATTAATGAGCAGATCATAGCTGATTATATCCATAGTGGTGCAGCCATCAAGAGCATTGTATTGAGATATTTCAATCCTATAGGTGCACATCCTTCTGCTGAGATTGGTGAGTTGCCAAATGGTGTGCCAAACAATCTGATTCCATACGTTACTCAGACAGCTATGGGTATCCGCAAGGAACTCACTATCTTTGGTAATGATTATGATACTCCTGATGGAACCTGTATCCGCGACTATATTTATGTTGTAGACTTGGCTAAGGCACATGTAGCAGCTATGGCACGTGTTCTTGATAAGGAGACTGAGCCTATCGAATATTTCAATATCGGTACAGGTAACGGAAACTCAACTCTCGAAATTGTTGAGACTTTTGAAAAAGCTACAGGTGTGAAACTGAATTGGAAGTATGGTCCACGAAGAGAGGGCGATATTGAGAAAATTTGGGGTGATTGCACCAAGGCGAACAAGGTACTCGGCTGGAAGGCTGAGGCTAAGCTTGAAGATGTGTTGGCTTCTGCCTGGAAATGGCAGCAGAAACTTCGCGCTGATGGCATCATGTAA
- the aspS gene encoding aspartate--tRNA ligase encodes MYRSNTCGELRLSDAGKEVTLAGWVQRSRKMGGMTFVDLRDRYGITQLVFNEADNKDLCDAANKLGREFCIQIKGVVSERQSKNPKMDTGDIEILVKELNVLSQSQTPPFTIEDNTDGGDDIRMKYRYLDLRRPAVRKNLELRHRMCILIRNFLDAQNFMEVETPILIGSTPEGARDFVVPSRMNPGQFYALPQSPQTLKQLLMVAGFDRYFQIAKCFRDEDLRADRQPEFTQIDCEMSFVDQDDVINLFEEMARHLFKEIRGVELPKLEQMTWHDAMRRFGSDKPDLRFGMEFVELKDAFTGKGNFSVFDEAKYIGGICVPGCADYSRKQLNELTDFVKRPQVGAKGLVYIKYNADGTVKSSIDKFYSPEELAEIKTVMGAKDGDLVLILSGDNANKTRIQLCSLRLEMGDRLGLRDKNVFKCLWIIDFPLFEWSDEEQRLMATHHPFTMPNPDDIPLLDEHPEQVRAKAYDFVCNGIEVGGGSLRIHDTQLQEKMFEVLGFTPERAEAQFGFLMNAFKYGAPPHAGLAFGLDRFVSIMAGLDSIRDCIAFPKNNSGRDVMLDAPSELDPKQLDELEIKLDLKAE; translated from the coding sequence ATGTACAGAAGTAATACGTGTGGAGAGTTACGTCTCTCTGATGCCGGCAAGGAAGTGACACTTGCCGGTTGGGTACAGCGCTCAAGAAAGATGGGTGGTATGACATTCGTCGATTTGCGCGACCGTTATGGTATCACACAGTTGGTCTTCAATGAGGCTGATAACAAAGACTTGTGTGATGCAGCTAACAAGCTAGGTCGTGAATTCTGCATTCAAATAAAGGGTGTAGTAAGTGAACGACAGAGCAAGAATCCTAAAATGGATACTGGTGACATCGAAATCCTGGTGAAGGAACTCAATGTCCTCTCTCAGAGTCAGACCCCTCCTTTCACTATCGAAGATAATACTGATGGTGGTGATGATATCCGTATGAAGTATCGTTATCTTGATTTGCGTCGTCCTGCAGTGCGCAAAAATCTGGAGTTGCGTCATCGTATGTGCATCTTGATTCGTAACTTCCTCGATGCACAGAACTTCATGGAGGTTGAAACTCCTATTCTTATTGGTAGTACACCAGAGGGAGCCCGCGACTTTGTTGTTCCTTCCCGTATGAATCCAGGTCAGTTTTACGCTCTTCCACAGAGTCCTCAGACTTTAAAGCAACTCTTGATGGTTGCTGGCTTCGACCGCTATTTTCAGATTGCCAAGTGCTTCCGTGATGAGGATCTTCGTGCTGACCGTCAGCCAGAGTTTACACAGATTGACTGTGAAATGAGTTTTGTTGATCAGGATGATGTCATCAACCTTTTCGAGGAAATGGCTCGTCATTTGTTTAAGGAGATTCGTGGTGTAGAACTTCCTAAGTTGGAGCAGATGACCTGGCACGATGCTATGCGCCGTTTCGGTAGCGATAAGCCAGACTTGCGCTTCGGTATGGAATTTGTTGAGTTGAAAGATGCTTTCACAGGTAAGGGTAATTTCTCTGTATTCGATGAGGCTAAGTATATTGGCGGTATCTGTGTTCCAGGTTGTGCTGATTATAGCCGTAAGCAGTTGAACGAATTGACCGATTTTGTTAAGCGTCCTCAGGTCGGTGCCAAAGGATTGGTATATATCAAGTATAATGCTGATGGTACCGTAAAGAGTAGCATAGATAAGTTCTATTCTCCAGAGGAACTTGCTGAAATCAAGACCGTAATGGGAGCCAAGGATGGTGACCTCGTTTTGATTTTGAGCGGTGATAATGCTAACAAGACACGCATTCAGCTTTGCTCTTTGCGTTTGGAAATGGGTGACCGTCTTGGTCTTCGTGATAAGAATGTATTCAAGTGTCTTTGGATTATTGACTTCCCTCTCTTTGAGTGGAGCGATGAGGAGCAGCGCCTGATGGCTACGCACCATCCATTCACTATGCCAAATCCTGATGATATCCCATTGCTCGATGAGCATCCTGAGCAGGTTCGTGCCAAGGCATACGACTTTGTTTGCAATGGTATCGAAGTAGGTGGAGGTTCTCTCCGTATCCATGATACTCAGTTGCAGGAGAAGATGTTCGAGGTTCTCGGCTTTACTCCAGAGCGTGCTGAGGCCCAGTTCGGTTTCTTGATGAATGCTTTCAAGTATGGTGCACCACCTCACGCAGGTCTTGCTTTCGGTTTGGACCGTTTCGTCAGCATTATGGCTGGTCTCGACAGTATTCGCGATTGTATTGCCTTCCCAAAGAACAACTCTGGTCGCGATGTAATGCTCGATGCTCCTTCTGAACTTGATCCTAAGCAGTTGGATGAATTGGAAATCAAGCTTGATTTGAAGGCAGAATAA
- a CDS encoding lipocalin-like domain-containing protein → MKKIIGVLSLAVMMLTLSSCEVETSQNGDLDGFWHLEQVDTLATGGTCNFADKRVFWGCQYKLIQVADYDRFEAGRGFYLRFEQTSDSLLITSVYRNKWHEDYGGDVLLTEMNDSLRSCGINHLNEHFAKEVMTGGKMQLKSKTLRLRFRKF, encoded by the coding sequence ATGAAAAAGATAATAGGGGTGCTTTCCCTTGCTGTTATGATGCTCACTCTAAGCTCATGTGAGGTAGAAACAAGCCAGAATGGTGATTTGGATGGTTTCTGGCATCTGGAGCAGGTAGATACTTTGGCTACAGGGGGTACTTGTAACTTTGCAGATAAGCGCGTGTTCTGGGGCTGCCAGTATAAGCTGATTCAGGTTGCAGATTATGATCGCTTCGAGGCTGGTAGAGGATTTTATCTCCGTTTTGAGCAAACCTCCGACAGTTTGCTGATTACATCTGTTTATCGTAATAAATGGCATGAAGATTATGGAGGCGATGTACTTTTAACAGAAATGAATGATTCTTTGCGTAGCTGTGGCATCAATCATCTGAATGAGCATTTTGCCAAGGAGGTAATGACCGGAGGCAAGATGCAACTGAAGAGTAAAACCCTGAGATTGCGGTTCAGAAAATTCTGA